One window of Staphylococcus chromogenes genomic DNA carries:
- the gltB gene encoding glutamate synthase large subunit — MSNNLTYAQNGLYDAREEHDACGIGFYANMDNKRSHHIVEKSLEMLRRLDHRGGIGADGITGDGAGIMTEIPYAYFDAQVAFELPQEGDYAVGMYFVNQDLSDATLSQQVADIFKSEGLQLLGFRQVPVDTSCLAEHVAQTMPIIQQMFVGNVSANNFDRALYLARKQIEQLSAKEGWDLYFTSLSRRTIVYKGWLRSDQIKKLYQDLQHEDYVSKFGSVHSRFSTNTFPSWKRAHPNRLLMHNGEINTIQGNVNWMRARQQRLIKTVFGDEARKVQHILDETGSDSAIVDNALEFLSLAMPPEQAAMLLIPEPWLYNESNDPNVRAFYEFYSYLMEPWDGPTMISFCDGDKLGALTDRNGLRPGRYTITTNNEIIFSSEVGVVDVDETDVVYKGQLNPGKLLLVDFNQNKVIGNEALKQQIACQHPYQAWLTEQRPSLDLASVQYTDLEMSKDEVFRQQQRFGYTKEEIDKYLTELMTGGKDPIGAMGYDAPLAVLNEQPESLFNYFKQLFAQVTNPPIDAYREKIVTSEMTYLGGEGNLLKPGPDALQRIQLKHPVLTAQQLEHIATHALKTAYFSTGYTHNLKEALNKLGEAVTEAVQQGVEVIVLEDQSVRDETQYAMPMLLAVSHIHQLLIRKQLRMQTSLVAMSGEMREVHHLACLIGYGANATVPYLAQKTIADLTTAGRLQGDVTANVEKLNTIFSEGLIKVMAKMGISTVQSYHGAQIFEAVGLGDEVIQSYFPGTPSKLSGISIETIDAENKRRQTVDSPYLAPGSTFQWRQQGQYHTFNPMTIQLLQHACRDNDYAQFKRFSEVANTHTTSHLRDLFDFKAQVAIPLNEVEPVEKIVTRFKTGAMSYGSISQEAHQTLAEAMNRLGGKSNSGEGGEALERYEVQDNGADYKSAIKQVASGRFGVTSHYLQHAKEIQIKVAQGAKPGEGGQLPGTKVYPWIAEVRGSTPGIGLISPPPHHDIYSIEDLAQLIHDLKNVNRQADITVKLVSKSGVGTIAAGVAKAFADKIVISGYDGGTGASPKTSIQHAGLPWELGLAETHQTLMLNGLRSRVRLETDGKLLTGRDVAYAAILGAEEFGFATAPLVVLGCIMMRVCHKDTCPVGIATQNGDLRALFTGKADHVVNYMHFVAEELREILAELGLRSVDELVGRTDLLRPSHKAHKHPKARELNLQALLHQNEGDRTKQIAQQHGLEHGFDLTELLPATQQAIANGTSFSGTFKIGNEQRNVGVITGSEITQHYGLAGLTADTIKAYTTGHAGQSLGAWMPRGLMIHHTGDANDYVGKGLSGGKIIVNAPNVEREDEIIVGNVCFYGATSGTAYINGRAGERFCIRNSGAHVVVEGVGDHGLEYMTGGRVVILGDVGKNFGQGMSGGVSYIFPTDVAAFKEIHALETLDFDTVTDLKEQDMLKQMLLKHVKQTQSQKARRILDDFDAQLAQCIKVIPKDYKHMMQKIYHFEQEYERQEAWLAAFNDQTDVAHSGEHASTISVY; from the coding sequence ATGTCTAACAATTTAACGTATGCTCAAAATGGACTCTATGATGCGCGTGAAGAGCATGACGCGTGTGGTATAGGCTTTTATGCCAATATGGATAACAAACGGTCTCACCATATTGTTGAAAAATCGTTAGAGATGCTGCGTCGTCTTGATCATCGTGGAGGTATTGGTGCAGATGGAATCACTGGAGATGGCGCCGGTATTATGACAGAAATTCCGTACGCTTATTTTGACGCACAAGTCGCATTTGAATTACCGCAAGAAGGGGACTATGCGGTAGGCATGTACTTTGTGAATCAAGACCTTTCTGATGCAACTCTCAGTCAACAAGTGGCAGACATTTTCAAGTCGGAAGGATTACAATTGCTTGGTTTTCGTCAAGTGCCGGTCGATACGTCTTGTTTAGCTGAACACGTGGCACAGACGATGCCTATCATCCAACAAATGTTTGTGGGAAACGTGAGTGCGAACAATTTTGATCGTGCATTGTATCTCGCGCGAAAACAAATTGAACAGCTAAGTGCTAAAGAAGGATGGGATCTTTATTTCACGAGCTTATCAAGACGAACAATCGTCTATAAAGGGTGGTTACGTTCAGACCAAATCAAAAAATTGTACCAAGACTTACAACATGAAGATTATGTTTCTAAATTTGGCTCTGTACACTCTCGTTTTAGTACGAATACCTTTCCAAGTTGGAAACGGGCGCACCCGAATCGTTTATTAATGCATAATGGGGAAATTAATACGATTCAAGGGAATGTGAATTGGATGCGCGCACGTCAACAACGCTTGATTAAAACGGTATTTGGGGACGAAGCTCGTAAAGTGCAACATATTCTCGATGAAACGGGAAGTGATTCGGCAATTGTAGACAATGCCCTGGAATTTTTAAGCTTAGCGATGCCGCCTGAACAAGCGGCGATGTTATTGATTCCTGAGCCATGGCTATATAACGAAAGCAATGACCCCAATGTCCGTGCCTTTTATGAGTTTTATAGTTATTTAATGGAACCTTGGGATGGCCCGACGATGATTTCATTCTGTGATGGTGATAAATTAGGGGCATTAACAGATCGGAACGGTTTACGTCCAGGGCGCTACACGATTACGACAAACAATGAAATTATCTTCTCATCTGAAGTAGGTGTGGTAGACGTCGATGAAACTGATGTGGTTTATAAGGGGCAACTTAATCCAGGAAAATTATTGCTTGTCGATTTCAATCAAAATAAAGTCATTGGCAATGAAGCCTTAAAGCAACAAATCGCGTGTCAGCATCCTTATCAAGCGTGGTTGACAGAACAACGCCCTTCATTAGACTTAGCATCGGTTCAATACACAGACTTAGAGATGTCTAAAGATGAGGTATTCCGCCAACAACAACGGTTCGGTTATACGAAAGAAGAAATCGATAAATATTTAACGGAGCTGATGACAGGGGGTAAAGACCCGATTGGTGCGATGGGGTATGATGCGCCACTTGCAGTTTTAAATGAACAACCTGAGTCTTTGTTCAATTATTTCAAACAATTATTCGCACAAGTGACGAATCCGCCAATTGATGCGTATCGTGAAAAAATCGTGACCAGTGAAATGACTTATTTAGGCGGAGAAGGTAATTTACTGAAGCCGGGTCCTGACGCGTTACAACGCATCCAACTCAAGCACCCAGTACTTACGGCACAACAACTGGAACATATTGCGACACATGCATTAAAAACAGCTTATTTTTCAACAGGTTATACCCATAACTTAAAAGAGGCGCTAAACAAATTAGGGGAAGCGGTCACAGAAGCCGTTCAACAAGGGGTAGAAGTCATCGTTTTAGAAGATCAATCCGTGCGAGATGAAACACAATATGCGATGCCTATGTTGCTTGCAGTCAGTCATATTCATCAATTGTTGATTCGTAAGCAATTACGGATGCAAACGAGTCTTGTGGCGATGTCCGGAGAGATGCGTGAAGTCCATCACTTGGCTTGTCTCATTGGCTATGGGGCGAATGCAACAGTGCCTTATCTTGCACAAAAAACTATCGCTGATTTAACGACAGCTGGGCGCTTACAAGGGGATGTCACGGCTAACGTTGAAAAACTTAATACAATTTTTTCTGAAGGGCTCATTAAAGTGATGGCTAAAATGGGAATTTCAACGGTGCAAAGCTATCATGGCGCGCAAATATTTGAAGCGGTCGGTCTTGGAGATGAAGTGATTCAATCTTATTTCCCAGGCACACCTTCAAAATTATCGGGAATTTCTATTGAAACGATAGATGCCGAAAACAAACGGCGTCAAACGGTGGATAGTCCTTATCTTGCTCCGGGAAGTACGTTCCAGTGGCGTCAACAAGGACAATACCATACGTTTAATCCGATGACGATTCAATTGTTGCAACATGCGTGTCGAGATAATGACTATGCTCAGTTTAAACGTTTTTCAGAGGTCGCAAATACACATACCACAAGTCATTTACGTGATTTATTTGACTTCAAAGCACAAGTAGCGATTCCTTTAAATGAAGTTGAACCCGTGGAAAAAATTGTGACACGTTTTAAAACTGGGGCGATGAGTTACGGCTCTATTTCACAAGAAGCACATCAAACACTCGCAGAAGCCATGAACCGTTTAGGGGGTAAAAGCAATAGTGGTGAAGGCGGAGAAGCACTTGAGCGCTATGAAGTTCAAGACAACGGCGCGGACTATAAGAGTGCCATCAAACAAGTTGCTTCGGGACGTTTTGGGGTGACGAGCCACTATTTGCAACATGCTAAAGAAATTCAAATCAAAGTTGCACAAGGGGCTAAACCAGGGGAAGGCGGTCAATTGCCTGGTACAAAAGTATATCCTTGGATTGCAGAAGTCAGAGGTTCCACTCCAGGCATTGGATTAATTTCACCTCCACCGCATCACGACATCTATTCGATTGAAGATTTAGCACAGTTAATTCACGATTTGAAAAATGTGAATCGTCAGGCCGATATTACAGTGAAGTTAGTTTCTAAATCAGGTGTTGGCACGATTGCAGCAGGTGTGGCCAAAGCCTTTGCAGACAAAATTGTGATTTCAGGTTATGACGGAGGTACTGGAGCTTCACCTAAAACGAGTATTCAACATGCAGGTTTGCCATGGGAGTTAGGACTCGCAGAAACGCATCAAACGTTAATGTTAAATGGTTTACGTTCACGTGTGCGTCTAGAGACAGACGGTAAGTTGCTGACAGGCCGTGATGTGGCCTATGCCGCCATCCTCGGAGCTGAAGAGTTTGGCTTTGCCACAGCGCCACTTGTCGTTTTAGGTTGTATCATGATGCGAGTATGTCATAAGGACACGTGCCCCGTTGGCATTGCAACGCAAAATGGTGATTTACGTGCCTTGTTCACTGGTAAAGCTGACCATGTGGTGAATTATATGCACTTTGTTGCAGAGGAGTTACGTGAGATTTTAGCAGAACTCGGACTGCGTTCAGTTGATGAACTTGTCGGTCGTACAGATTTACTACGCCCCTCACATAAAGCACACAAACATCCGAAAGCGCGTGAGTTAAACCTTCAAGCCTTGTTGCACCAAAATGAAGGTGACCGAACAAAACAGATCGCGCAACAACACGGACTGGAACATGGGTTTGACTTAACGGAACTCTTACCAGCAACGCAACAGGCGATAGCGAACGGGACATCATTTTCAGGCACATTTAAAATCGGCAACGAACAACGAAATGTCGGCGTGATTACAGGTAGTGAAATTACCCAACATTATGGCTTAGCAGGTTTGACTGCTGACACTATTAAAGCTTATACCACTGGGCATGCGGGTCAAAGCTTAGGCGCTTGGATGCCTCGAGGTCTGATGATACATCATACAGGAGATGCCAACGATTACGTCGGTAAAGGCTTGTCAGGAGGTAAAATCATCGTCAATGCCCCAAATGTTGAGCGAGAAGATGAGATTATTGTAGGCAATGTATGTTTTTACGGAGCTACAAGCGGAACAGCCTATATTAATGGCCGTGCAGGTGAACGTTTTTGCATCCGAAATAGTGGTGCACATGTGGTCGTAGAAGGCGTTGGTGACCACGGCTTAGAGTACATGACAGGAGGGCGCGTCGTGATTTTAGGCGACGTCGGTAAAAACTTCGGACAAGGCATGAGTGGTGGTGTGAGTTATATTTTCCCAACAGATGTGGCCGCGTTCAAAGAAATACATGCATTAGAAACGTTAGATTTTGATACTGTGACAGATTTGAAGGAACAAGACATGTTAAAGCAGATGTTATTAAAACATGTTAAACAGACACAAAGTCAAAAAGCACGTCGTATTTTAGATGATTTTGACGCACAGTTAGCACAATGTATTAAAGTGATTCCGAAAGATTACAAGCATATGATGCAAAAAATTTATCATTTTGAGCAAGAATATGAGCGCCAAGAGGCATGGTTGGCAGCATTTAATGATCAGACGGACGTCGCGCATTCAGGAGAACACGCGTCAACGATTTCGGTGTATTAA
- the gltC gene encoding glutamate biosynthesis transcriptional regulator GltC: MELKQLKYFVEVAKREHISEAALELDVAQSAVSRHIRNLEDELGTALFHRKGRNVVLTTEGKHLLQTALPILEQVDQTVAFFQMHQEARASMMMIGYVDGAVGQILPQVLEKIESELDIAVVPLLLDTDTLNSSLINNDIDIAITNEPIEDLHYVTQPLFEEIYMLYGPPHHPLMTVPNPPLSHILEHQLYIHEPVAPDFAAYIETHANRPVYRCNQTPLARFILKREKGFVVAPSYINLYSHTQQWSKISLSHIDFKKTISLAYPRESDHSVQQVVAVLQAHLQQHTTYH; the protein is encoded by the coding sequence TTGGAACTGAAACAATTAAAATACTTTGTAGAAGTGGCAAAACGTGAACATATATCAGAAGCAGCACTCGAACTTGATGTGGCACAGTCGGCGGTGAGTCGTCATATTCGTAATTTAGAAGACGAATTGGGCACCGCTCTTTTTCATAGAAAAGGACGTAATGTTGTTTTAACGACTGAGGGGAAACATTTACTACAAACGGCTTTGCCTATTTTAGAGCAAGTCGATCAAACGGTAGCTTTTTTTCAAATGCATCAAGAAGCACGCGCAAGTATGATGATGATTGGATATGTGGATGGAGCCGTGGGGCAAATTTTGCCTCAAGTGTTAGAGAAAATCGAATCCGAACTGGACATCGCAGTGGTGCCTCTTCTTCTGGATACTGATACTTTAAATTCATCACTGATCAACAATGATATTGATATCGCGATTACTAATGAACCCATTGAAGACCTTCATTATGTCACGCAACCCTTATTTGAAGAAATCTATATGCTCTATGGGCCACCGCACCACCCTTTAATGACTGTACCTAACCCACCTTTGTCACATATTTTAGAGCACCAACTTTATATTCATGAACCGGTGGCACCTGACTTTGCTGCCTACATCGAAACACATGCCAATCGCCCTGTTTATCGGTGTAATCAAACACCTTTAGCACGATTTATATTAAAACGCGAAAAAGGCTTTGTCGTTGCACCGTCTTATATAAATCTATATAGTCATACACAACAATGGTCTAAAATTTCGCTTTCTCATATTGATTTTAAAAAGACGATTTCACTCGCCTATCCTAGAGAAAGTGATCATTCTGTCCAACAAGTTGTTGCCGTGTTACAGGCGCACTTACAACAACATACAACTTATCATTAA
- a CDS encoding YibE/F family protein produces the protein MSRFNMSRSFLVTLLVAIFIAIAGITFTFFNARFYASPIGKVTEITKHHVESSIDEHHNKDKKYNDTLKVQLLNTKDAGRTITVHHSYNQSKSEEQAYHPGDQVLLHIGKSTNDHFIQEKKRDTLIATMLSLFFLSLLIIGHRVGIQSILSLILNTAAILTAIGIYNAHTQLNLFLVMSLAVCLATTITLWLVIGWTKRTVITILSTLIGTWLCVGISWGVIMLTHAQGIKYETMSFLTLPPHTVFLASVMVGTLGAVMDVAITISSGMHEIIQRSPHITRARWIKAGRNIGSDIMGTMTNILLFSYLAGGLPMLLLYLKNANTLTYSISMNWSLEIARAITGGIGIVLTIPITIALMQLWYQWEGGRQQ, from the coding sequence ATGAGTCGTTTTAACATGAGCCGTTCATTTTTGGTGACACTACTCGTGGCGATTTTCATCGCCATTGCCGGCATTACTTTCACTTTTTTTAATGCGCGCTTTTATGCGTCTCCTATTGGAAAAGTGACTGAAATTACGAAGCATCATGTAGAATCATCCATCGATGAACATCATAATAAAGATAAAAAATATAACGATACATTAAAAGTTCAATTACTCAACACGAAAGATGCCGGTCGAACGATAACGGTGCACCATTCCTATAATCAATCGAAATCTGAAGAGCAAGCGTATCATCCCGGCGACCAAGTATTATTACATATCGGAAAAAGTACCAATGACCATTTTATCCAAGAAAAGAAACGTGATACATTGATTGCAACCATGCTCAGTTTGTTCTTTTTGTCACTTCTTATTATTGGTCATCGTGTCGGTATTCAATCTATCTTGTCTTTAATACTCAATACCGCAGCGATTTTAACCGCTATTGGCATCTACAATGCGCATACACAGCTCAATTTATTTTTAGTGATGAGCCTTGCTGTGTGCCTCGCCACCACCATTACCCTATGGCTTGTGATTGGATGGACGAAGCGGACAGTGATTACAATTTTGAGCACCCTTATCGGGACATGGCTTTGTGTAGGTATTTCTTGGGGCGTCATCATGTTGACCCACGCCCAAGGCATTAAATATGAAACGATGAGCTTTTTAACGTTACCTCCTCATACGGTATTTTTAGCGTCTGTGATGGTGGGAACACTTGGCGCAGTGATGGATGTGGCCATTACCATTTCTAGTGGTATGCACGAAATCATCCAACGGTCGCCCCACATCACGCGTGCGCGTTGGATTAAAGCTGGACGTAATATCGGAAGTGACATTATGGGGACGATGACCAATATCTTGTTGTTTTCGTATTTAGCAGGCGGTCTTCCGATGCTACTCCTGTATTTGAAAAATGCAAATACGCTCACTTATAGTATTTCTATGAATTGGTCATTAGAAATTGCGCGTGCCATCACTGGCGGCATAGGCATCGTACTTACTATCCCGATCACCATTGCATTGATGCAACTTTGGTATCAATGGGAAGGAGGACGTCAACAATGA
- a CDS encoding YibE/F family protein, translated as MNAVVLLGLILFLLMLIFGGKSGAIAFGTLFLNFIFLVIAIIMMIFGIPIYIVTLLFCIVVAAINLFALNSFNIKTFAAFISSIVTTVIMLVAIYLSVHLGHLQGFTQEEQDETYIFSMNIGMDMEQFMIFVVILAVIAAVIDLAITISSPMYELYATNPKLSARTLFNSGIRVGREILATSANTIYLAFLGGSMTLVFWFFNLHYRFGHLINAKLFVQEMITIILGGIAIAICIPITAALTTWLIQHHHRLPFDLKVHTLDDDFRVKEQRGERHD; from the coding sequence ATGAACGCTGTAGTCCTTCTCGGCTTAATTTTATTTTTACTTATGCTAATCTTCGGTGGTAAATCTGGCGCAATTGCATTTGGGACATTATTTCTCAATTTTATTTTTCTCGTCATCGCCATCATTATGATGATATTCGGGATTCCTATTTATATTGTCACTTTACTGTTCTGTATTGTCGTAGCAGCCATCAATTTATTTGCGTTAAACAGTTTTAACATTAAAACCTTTGCCGCTTTTATTTCAAGTATCGTCACAACAGTCATTATGCTTGTCGCGATTTATTTATCTGTACATCTCGGTCACTTACAAGGGTTCACCCAAGAAGAACAAGATGAAACATACATTTTTTCAATGAATATTGGCATGGATATGGAACAATTTATGATTTTTGTGGTCATTCTCGCTGTGATTGCTGCGGTCATAGATTTAGCGATTACGATCAGCTCACCTATGTATGAGTTATATGCGACTAATCCGAAACTGTCTGCGCGTACACTTTTCAATTCAGGGATACGTGTCGGCCGTGAAATTTTAGCAACTTCAGCGAATACTATTTATCTCGCGTTTCTCGGAGGCTCGATGACACTCGTCTTTTGGTTTTTCAACTTGCACTATCGTTTTGGTCATTTAATCAATGCCAAACTGTTCGTTCAAGAGATGATTACAATCATCTTAGGCGGTATTGCCATCGCGATATGTATTCCGATTACCGCCGCACTCACTACTTGGCTTATTCAACATCATCATCGTTTACCTTTCGACTTAAAAGTCCATACATTAGATGACGACTTTAGGGTAAAGGAACAACGAGGTGAACGTCATGACTAA
- a CDS encoding ATP-binding cassette domain-containing protein has protein sequence MTNIRIRGARQNNLKNINIDIPKHQLTVVTGRSGSGKSSLIFNTVAAESERLLNETYSSYIQHQLTQYDKPDVDAIENLPVAMIINQKRLGGNSRSTVGTISDIYASVRLLWSRIGAPFVGYSDVFSFNNPNGMCETCQGLGYVEDIDLNELLNYDKSLNEGAINFPSFKPDSWRGKRYRYSGLFDNDKKLKDYTEEEMNIFLYTEPKTLKNPPSNWPRTAKFEGLIHRFRRSFLINDNFEKKRFLKDVKRVVTTHQCPTCHGQRLNQKVLSCKINGLNISDFTSLTIEEAIPFLKHIDSAKANYIIEPLLQQLEALNDIGLNYLTLGRETTTLSGGESQRIKLIRHLNSPLTDLVYIIDEPSVGLHPEDIEKINQIMLNIRDKGNSVIIVEHDPDVIKIADHVIDIGPGAGKNGGNIAFEGTYEALLSSSTDTGKALTRHHQLKQHVPKHYDDMFTLSNISRNNLQDVTVQLPQHALTVLTGVAGSGKSSLIKAGFETHEDAIFIDQKPVHASHRSNLLTYMDVFDNVRSFFSKATGLKKSMFSYNSEGACPNCHGKGVLKTELAFMPDFSQVCEVCGGTRYKKEVLEAKVDGQSIADVLALTVEEAIALFKHEPTIVSRLEALKSTGLDYMTLGQSLDTLSGGEIQRVKLSRYLTDTVTNKIFIFDEPTTGLHEDDIPILQSRFEQLIQDGNTVILIEHNLTMMTQADWIIDVGPGAGTQGGRILYSGPPKDLLKVTSSITAKHLARYTTP, from the coding sequence ATGACTAATATACGTATACGCGGCGCGCGTCAAAACAATTTAAAAAATATTAATATCGATATACCGAAACATCAACTCACAGTAGTGACAGGACGCTCAGGTTCAGGTAAATCTTCCCTCATCTTTAACACAGTAGCGGCTGAATCTGAACGTTTACTGAATGAAACTTATTCTAGTTATATTCAGCATCAACTTACACAATATGATAAGCCTGATGTCGATGCCATTGAAAATTTGCCTGTGGCCATGATTATTAATCAAAAACGTCTCGGCGGTAATTCACGTTCCACTGTCGGTACCATCTCAGATATTTACGCTTCTGTCAGACTTTTATGGTCTCGTATCGGGGCCCCCTTTGTGGGATATTCAGATGTTTTTTCATTTAATAATCCGAATGGTATGTGCGAAACGTGTCAAGGTCTCGGCTACGTTGAAGATATAGATTTAAACGAACTATTAAATTATGATAAGTCACTCAACGAGGGGGCCATCAATTTCCCTTCCTTTAAACCCGACAGTTGGCGTGGAAAACGGTACCGTTATTCTGGATTATTTGATAACGATAAAAAATTGAAAGATTATACTGAAGAAGAAATGAACATCTTTTTATATACAGAGCCGAAAACACTTAAAAATCCTCCTTCAAACTGGCCAAGAACAGCCAAATTTGAAGGTTTGATTCATCGGTTCAGACGCTCATTTCTCATTAACGATAATTTTGAGAAGAAACGCTTTTTAAAAGATGTGAAACGTGTTGTGACGACGCATCAATGTCCGACATGTCACGGCCAACGCCTGAATCAAAAAGTACTCAGTTGTAAAATTAACGGACTCAATATTTCAGATTTTACATCACTGACTATTGAAGAAGCGATTCCATTTTTAAAGCACATTGATAGCGCGAAAGCGAACTATATCATTGAGCCTCTATTACAACAATTAGAAGCATTGAATGATATCGGTTTAAATTATTTAACACTCGGACGTGAAACGACCACGCTTTCAGGCGGAGAATCACAACGGATCAAACTTATTCGCCATTTAAACAGTCCTTTAACGGATTTAGTTTATATAATCGATGAACCTAGTGTTGGATTACATCCTGAAGATATTGAAAAAATCAATCAAATTATGTTAAATATTCGAGATAAAGGCAACAGTGTGATTATTGTGGAGCACGACCCAGATGTCATTAAAATTGCAGATCATGTCATCGATATCGGACCTGGTGCAGGTAAAAACGGTGGAAATATCGCTTTTGAAGGCACGTATGAAGCATTATTGTCTTCATCAACGGATACAGGAAAAGCCTTAACGCGACATCACCAACTTAAACAACACGTGCCCAAGCATTATGACGACATGTTCACTCTTTCGAATATTTCTCGTAACAATTTACAAGATGTGACGGTACAATTACCACAGCACGCCTTAACTGTACTGACAGGCGTCGCGGGTTCGGGTAAAAGTTCCTTAATCAAAGCCGGATTCGAAACCCATGAAGATGCGATTTTTATTGATCAGAAACCGGTGCATGCTTCTCACCGTTCAAACTTGTTAACTTATATGGATGTGTTTGATAACGTACGGTCATTTTTTAGTAAAGCGACAGGCCTTAAAAAAAGCATGTTTAGCTATAACTCAGAAGGTGCCTGCCCAAACTGTCACGGCAAAGGGGTGTTAAAAACCGAACTTGCTTTTATGCCTGATTTTTCACAAGTCTGTGAAGTTTGTGGGGGCACACGTTATAAAAAAGAAGTGCTAGAAGCAAAAGTCGACGGCCAATCAATCGCAGATGTTTTAGCGCTAACCGTCGAAGAAGCCATCGCTTTATTTAAACATGAACCAACGATTGTATCACGGCTAGAGGCATTAAAATCAACAGGTCTTGATTATATGACGCTCGGTCAATCCCTTGATACCCTGTCTGGGGGAGAGATTCAACGAGTCAAGCTGAGCCGTTACCTCACAGACACAGTCACAAATAAAATTTTCATTTTTGATGAGCCGACAACAGGATTACACGAAGACGATATCCCAATTTTACAATCACGCTTTGAACAGCTCATTCAAGATGGAAATACTGTGATTCTTATCGAACATAACTTAACCATGATGACACAAGCGGATTGGATCATTGATGTCGGTCCTGGCGCAGGCACACAAGGCGGTCGTATTTTATATAGCGGGCCTCCCAAAGACTTGCTTAAAGTCACTTCGTCCATTACCGCTAAGCATCTTGCGCGCTATACGACCCCTTAA
- the isaB gene encoding immunodominant staphylococcal antigen IsaB family protein, protein MKNISKTLLATGLSVGVLVGATSVTGQGFDQAHAATAQQQTPYYTYKGLFNIPNNNALEDNNFYAGLKADQFIFNGLKVGESTKADVFKALGSDFKKYYGKKELTFYEKNGVIVGFDHNDKLVNLTLRINHIKNSDKSIEKHVKKGEIYNAKTTQVAFYPGNSIVIKAK, encoded by the coding sequence ATGAAAAACATCTCAAAAACACTATTAGCGACTGGATTATCTGTAGGTGTCTTAGTGGGTGCAACAAGTGTGACTGGTCAAGGATTTGATCAAGCCCATGCAGCGACAGCTCAGCAACAAACACCTTATTATACGTACAAAGGTCTTTTTAATATCCCTAATAACAATGCCTTAGAAGACAACAATTTTTATGCGGGACTTAAAGCGGATCAATTTATATTTAACGGTTTAAAAGTCGGAGAATCTACGAAAGCGGATGTTTTTAAAGCCCTAGGTTCTGACTTTAAAAAATATTATGGTAAAAAAGAATTAACGTTTTACGAAAAAAATGGCGTGATTGTCGGTTTTGACCATAACGATAAACTTGTAAATTTAACATTACGTATTAATCATATTAAAAATAGTGATAAATCTATTGAAAAACACGTGAAAAAAGGCGAAATTTATAATGCGAAAACAACACAAGTAGCCTTCTATCCAGGAAACTCCATCGTCATAAAAGCAAAATAA
- a CDS encoding TetR/AcrR family transcriptional regulator: MTDRRVRKTQKAIKGALIQLLKQHPFEQITIQHIADEADINRATFYQHYLDKYDLLDQIEDEVLFQIQRNFQQNAQKVLSESDEQERKVLLSVIPEGVLHIISEDLERFQILLNVQRNGEMERKIGEAISSNLKSLFPGAEVINGVPFRYFHAFVVGSMFSVIKTWILDEHRPSIEQQAAYISQLMYQGPWSNIIEESQKHDI, from the coding sequence ATGACAGACCGTCGAGTAAGAAAAACGCAAAAAGCGATTAAAGGCGCACTCATTCAATTATTAAAACAACATCCATTCGAACAAATCACCATTCAGCATATTGCAGATGAAGCAGATATTAATAGAGCCACCTTTTATCAACATTATTTAGATAAATATGATTTATTAGATCAAATAGAAGATGAAGTGCTATTTCAAATACAGCGGAATTTTCAGCAAAATGCGCAAAAAGTTTTATCAGAATCAGATGAACAAGAAAGAAAAGTGTTGTTATCCGTGATTCCAGAAGGGGTACTTCACATCATTTCAGAAGATTTGGAACGGTTCCAAATTTTACTCAATGTCCAACGAAATGGAGAAATGGAACGAAAAATAGGAGAGGCCATTTCCAGTAATTTGAAAAGCTTGTTCCCAGGAGCAGAGGTCATTAATGGAGTGCCGTTTCGTTATTTTCATGCCTTTGTTGTAGGGAGTATGTTTTCAGTTATTAAAACGTGGATTTTAGATGAGCATCGACCGTCAATAGAGCAACAAGCCGCATACATCTCGCAATTGATGTATCAAGGACCATGGAGCAATATTATCGAAGAAAGTCAGAAGCACGACATATAA